From a region of the Bdellovibrio bacteriovorus genome:
- a CDS encoding substrate-binding domain-containing protein yields MAKVNALAFFIFIFLFIFSHHSSAKSFEVSVLYWSMKIEGQVAMRKGFEEEIAQFNKKSTDKIVLTPYVAGEGRKGITNQVLQVAEVLKAKPAAMVIQPTDNSALARALEEANQLKIPVFAYDQYIVNGDMTFFATSDNYGGGRDNGDYIHGLFDKNKELRLVIFEYPKVSSTIDRVDGFLDALRDQGRRFKVLKRYEAVDPASGEMAVKQFLKDFPKKGSVDVIFTVNDGGGLSIIKTLYEKKRTDLVHATFDGDPLSVENIKNGKITVIDSAQFCAELGRETARALIAHLTKGGVSEKKLIPTYPVTNKTLANYPGWMGRVPSFLQKVEVAKAAPTPRVSPNQRNLLTIKIGVAPLCPYLCEQGPGVWGGYIYNILKEVATERGFYLDLESIPNTRLLSALQTRRVNYIIVPADLVRYEDQIRVVGPKLGVNYTGAILTPGSKDSLIDEDLLRTKKVVFADMGTYAGGPHLEIPAARSLKVTGADVADRMIKMIGDRRVEIALGDYNVLRYSLIKKPRAELQLLPTSLTGFNSVVLVGSPRESHFGYLPEYLDAWFLRARQDGSLEKILNKYNLKDWKVFER; encoded by the coding sequence ATGGCTAAAGTGAATGCTTTAGCCTTTTTTATTTTTATTTTCTTGTTTATTTTTTCACATCATTCTTCGGCGAAATCCTTTGAAGTTTCTGTTCTGTATTGGAGTATGAAGATCGAAGGTCAAGTCGCCATGAGAAAGGGCTTTGAAGAAGAGATTGCTCAATTCAATAAAAAGAGTACCGATAAAATCGTTCTTACACCTTATGTGGCTGGCGAAGGTCGAAAAGGAATAACAAATCAAGTTCTTCAAGTAGCCGAAGTTTTAAAGGCGAAACCAGCCGCGATGGTGATTCAGCCCACAGACAACTCAGCGCTGGCGCGTGCTTTAGAGGAAGCCAATCAACTCAAAATCCCTGTTTTTGCTTATGATCAGTATATTGTGAATGGGGATATGACCTTCTTTGCCACGAGTGATAATTATGGCGGGGGACGTGATAATGGTGACTATATTCACGGGCTTTTTGATAAGAATAAAGAACTGCGTCTGGTGATTTTTGAATATCCCAAAGTCTCATCGACGATTGATCGCGTGGATGGTTTTTTAGATGCTTTACGCGATCAGGGCCGCAGATTCAAAGTTTTAAAGCGCTATGAAGCCGTGGATCCAGCTTCTGGTGAAATGGCCGTGAAGCAGTTCTTAAAAGACTTTCCGAAAAAAGGAAGTGTCGACGTCATCTTCACGGTCAATGACGGCGGCGGACTTTCTATTATTAAAACGCTTTATGAAAAAAAGCGCACCGACCTTGTTCATGCGACCTTTGATGGTGATCCTTTGTCAGTAGAAAATATTAAGAATGGCAAGATCACAGTTATCGATTCTGCGCAATTCTGTGCGGAGCTGGGTCGAGAAACGGCAAGAGCTCTGATAGCCCATCTTACGAAAGGTGGAGTTTCAGAAAAGAAACTGATTCCTACTTATCCAGTGACCAATAAAACTTTAGCGAATTACCCTGGCTGGATGGGGCGAGTTCCGTCATTTCTGCAAAAGGTTGAAGTGGCGAAAGCAGCTCCCACTCCGCGGGTGTCTCCGAATCAGCGCAATCTTCTTACGATTAAAATCGGCGTAGCTCCCCTGTGTCCGTATCTTTGTGAGCAAGGTCCCGGCGTATGGGGTGGATATATTTATAATATTCTTAAAGAGGTTGCTACGGAGCGCGGTTTTTATTTGGATCTAGAAAGCATCCCCAACACGCGTCTTCTGTCTGCTCTGCAAACCCGTCGTGTGAATTATATCATCGTTCCTGCAGATCTTGTCCGCTATGAAGATCAGATTCGGGTTGTGGGGCCTAAGTTAGGAGTGAATTATACCGGAGCCATCTTAACTCCAGGATCGAAAGACTCTTTAATTGATGAGGATTTACTGCGCACGAAAAAAGTGGTTTTTGCCGACATGGGAACCTATGCGGGTGGGCCGCATTTAGAAATCCCTGCCGCTCGTAGTTTAAAAGTGACGGGAGCGGATGTCGCTGACCGCATGATTAAAATGATTGGCGATCGTCGCGTGGAAATTGCTTTAGGTGATTACAATGTTCTTCGTTATTCTTTGATTAAAAAGCCGCGTGCAGAGCTTCAGCTTTTACCGACGTCGTTGACAGGATTTAACTCTGTGGTTTTAGTGGGCTCTCCACGAGAGTCGCACTTCGGTTATTTACCGGAATATTTAGATGCGTGGTTTTTACGCGCGCGCCAGGATGGTTCTTTAGAAAAAATCCTCAACAAATACAATCTCAAAGATTGGAAAGTGTTTGAACGTTAA
- a CDS encoding gamma carbonic anhydrase family protein, with amino-acid sequence MSDVFVRARGVSPVISEDVFIADNARIISDVEIGEGSSIWYNVVIRGDVMPIRIGKEVNVQDGTVIHGTYGKWGTTLHDRVTIGHLVMLHGCEVGRGTLVGMGSILMDGVKVGEHCLIGAGSLLTEGTEIPPRSLVVGRPAKVKRPLTDEEVALLEKSADNYLLYKSWYE; translated from the coding sequence ATGAGTGACGTTTTTGTAAGAGCCCGTGGCGTTTCCCCTGTAATTTCAGAAGATGTTTTTATTGCCGACAACGCGCGCATCATCAGTGATGTGGAGATTGGTGAGGGTTCTTCTATTTGGTACAATGTGGTCATTCGCGGCGACGTCATGCCCATCCGCATTGGAAAAGAAGTGAATGTGCAAGATGGTACGGTCATTCATGGCACCTACGGAAAATGGGGAACAACTTTGCATGACCGCGTGACTATTGGTCATTTGGTCATGCTTCATGGTTGTGAGGTGGGCCGCGGTACACTGGTTGGAATGGGTTCCATCTTGATGGATGGCGTGAAAGTCGGCGAGCATTGTCTTATCGGTGCGGGCTCTCTTTTAACGGAAGGCACGGAGATTCCTCCGCGCAGTCTGGTCGTAGGACGCCCTGCGAAAGTAAAACGACCTCTGACGGATGAAGAAGTGGCCCTTTTAGAAAAATCCGCCGACAACTATCTGCTCTATAAGTCCTGGTACGAATAG
- a CDS encoding TetR/AcrR family transcriptional regulator: MDTKTKALDLGRHYLQTLGFNGFSFQTVADALGIKKASLHYYFASKEEMGLAILEDYQNAYISWAQKIHDLPADKKMEQMLQMFYKIGKDKNKICPLGALCSDFNTMSEKIQERLREFHFQQRKWLIVTIKDGMNDKIFRADLNPAVVADSFLAAIQGGLQIARMRGEAETFKSMVKFLVKGLS; encoded by the coding sequence ATGGATACAAAAACCAAAGCATTGGATTTAGGACGTCACTATCTGCAAACCCTTGGATTTAATGGCTTTAGCTTTCAAACCGTGGCCGACGCCTTGGGTATAAAAAAGGCGAGCCTGCATTACTATTTCGCCTCAAAAGAAGAAATGGGTCTAGCGATTCTTGAGGACTATCAAAATGCCTATATTTCCTGGGCGCAAAAGATTCACGATTTGCCAGCGGACAAAAAAATGGAGCAAATGCTTCAGATGTTTTACAAGATTGGTAAAGATAAGAATAAGATCTGTCCTTTAGGTGCTTTGTGTTCCGACTTCAATACCATGTCAGAGAAAATTCAAGAGCGTTTACGGGAGTTTCATTTTCAGCAGCGCAAATGGTTGATTGTCACAATCAAAGATGGAATGAATGATAAAATCTTTCGTGCCGATTTAAACCCTGCGGTTGTGGCTGATTCTTTTTTGGCGGCAATTCAAGGGGGATTGCAAATTGCCCGCATGCGCGGCGAAGCCGAAACATTTAAAAGTATGGTTAAATTTTTAGTAAAAGGTCTTTCTTAA
- the guaB gene encoding IMP dehydrogenase, producing the protein MEREIPYALTFDDILLLPQYSEITPTEVVPRSLFARDKYLNTPIISAAMDTVTENRIARVMAQHGGLGIIHKNLDIEKQALEVEKVKKYESGMIMDPITLGPDHLVQEAVELMEKFSISGVPITVDGALVGILTNRDLRFEENFNQPIRNLMTKENLVTAKMGTTLDEAKKILQKHRIEKLPVVDSKGKLKGLITIKDIEKAKNYPQATKDEHGRLFVGAGVGVGADSRDRADALVAAGADVLCVDTAHGHSKNVLEMVKYISQKHKDVIVVAGNVVTAEGTQALLDAGAEVVKVGVGPGSICTTRVVAGVGMPQISAVIECAKLAKAKGKTVIADGGIKFSGDITKALALGANTVMIGNLLAGAEESPGETILFQGRTYKVYRGMGSIGAMSRGSKDRYGQMDIEENEKLVPEGIEGKVAYKGSAAGVIHQLVGGLKSGMGYLGARNIDELQAKAKFVRISAMGLRESHVHDVSITKEAPNYRIET; encoded by the coding sequence ATGGAACGTGAAATTCCCTATGCCTTAACCTTTGATGACATCCTTCTTCTTCCTCAATATTCCGAGATCACACCGACAGAAGTCGTTCCTCGATCTCTTTTCGCTAGAGATAAATATTTAAATACACCGATCATCTCTGCGGCGATGGACACCGTCACTGAAAACCGCATCGCGCGTGTGATGGCTCAGCATGGTGGTTTGGGTATTATCCATAAAAATCTTGATATCGAAAAACAAGCTCTCGAAGTTGAAAAAGTGAAGAAGTATGAATCTGGTATGATCATGGACCCTATCACATTGGGGCCGGATCACCTGGTGCAAGAGGCGGTGGAGCTGATGGAAAAGTTTTCTATCAGTGGTGTTCCTATCACCGTGGATGGCGCTTTGGTGGGTATCTTGACCAATCGTGATTTGCGCTTTGAAGAAAACTTCAATCAACCTATTCGCAATTTGATGACTAAAGAAAATCTGGTCACGGCGAAAATGGGAACGACTTTGGATGAAGCCAAAAAGATTTTGCAAAAGCATCGTATCGAAAAGCTTCCCGTGGTCGATAGTAAGGGGAAGCTCAAAGGTCTTATCACGATCAAAGATATTGAAAAAGCCAAGAACTATCCGCAAGCGACAAAAGATGAACATGGTCGCCTTTTCGTTGGTGCCGGTGTCGGCGTAGGCGCGGATTCTCGCGATCGCGCTGATGCTCTGGTGGCTGCGGGAGCCGATGTACTTTGTGTGGATACAGCCCATGGGCATTCTAAAAATGTTCTCGAGATGGTGAAGTATATTTCTCAGAAGCACAAAGATGTGATCGTTGTGGCAGGGAATGTCGTTACGGCTGAAGGAACACAGGCCCTGCTTGATGCGGGTGCTGAAGTTGTAAAAGTCGGTGTGGGGCCCGGCAGTATTTGTACGACTCGCGTTGTAGCTGGTGTGGGAATGCCGCAGATCTCTGCAGTGATTGAGTGTGCAAAGCTTGCAAAAGCCAAAGGTAAAACAGTGATTGCAGACGGGGGAATCAAGTTCTCCGGCGATATTACAAAAGCTTTAGCATTGGGCGCAAACACCGTGATGATCGGAAATTTACTGGCAGGTGCGGAAGAATCACCGGGTGAAACTATTTTGTTTCAGGGCCGTACTTACAAAGTGTATCGCGGTATGGGAAGTATCGGTGCTATGTCTCGCGGATCCAAAGATCGTTACGGGCAAATGGACATCGAAGAAAATGAAAAACTGGTTCCGGAAGGCATTGAAGGAAAAGTGGCGTACAAAGGGTCTGCTGCCGGAGTGATTCATCAACTTGTCGGAGGACTAAAATCCGGGATGGGTTATTTGGGTGCGCGCAATATCGATGAACTTCAAGCAAAAGCAAAGTTCGTGCGCATCTCTGCCATGGGGCTTCGTGAATCTCATGTTCATGACGTCAGCATCACCAAAGAAGCTCCGAACTATCGCATCGAAACATAG
- a CDS encoding acetyl-CoA C-acetyltransferase, translated as MKNKTMRPVAILAGSRTPFVKSFTNYSRTSNRQLMTATLQDLVNKTNIRGELLGDVALGAVMKNASDWNLSRESLLSAGLDPHTPGYDVQRACGTGLETAAHIALKIAAGQIESGIAGGTDTNSDIAGVLPHELSWILTEAQKAPNAMARIAKLSEIKLEYLKPRFPNVQEPRTGLSMGQHTELMVKEWKITREEQDRLALQSHLNAAKAYDAGFFNDLVFEFKGLKKDVFVRGDTSMEKLAKLKPAFDFTGTGTLTAGNSTPLTDGASAVLLSSEEWAKAHGLPIQAYLVDADYAAVDYVNGEGLLMAPTRAVAQMLRRNNLKLQDFDFYEIHEAFAGQVLCTLKAWESDEYCRKHLGESQALGSIDRSKLNVNGGSLALGHPFAATGGRILASLAKMLAQKGSGRGLISICTAGGMGVVAIVER; from the coding sequence ATGAAAAACAAAACCATGCGCCCAGTAGCCATTCTTGCAGGCTCACGAACTCCGTTTGTGAAGTCCTTCACTAATTATTCGCGTACTTCGAACCGTCAGTTGATGACGGCCACTCTTCAGGATCTGGTGAATAAAACTAATATTCGCGGTGAACTTTTGGGTGATGTCGCATTGGGTGCCGTGATGAAAAATGCCTCGGACTGGAATCTATCCCGTGAGTCGTTACTGAGCGCGGGGTTAGATCCTCACACGCCCGGATACGACGTTCAGCGTGCTTGTGGAACGGGTTTAGAGACCGCCGCACACATTGCTTTAAAAATCGCAGCAGGTCAGATTGAAAGCGGTATCGCAGGTGGTACGGACACCAATAGTGATATTGCCGGAGTTCTGCCTCACGAGCTTTCTTGGATTTTGACTGAAGCGCAAAAAGCTCCTAATGCGATGGCGCGTATAGCGAAACTTTCTGAAATTAAATTGGAATATTTAAAACCGCGCTTCCCGAATGTGCAAGAGCCTCGCACGGGTCTTTCCATGGGACAACATACAGAGCTAATGGTGAAAGAGTGGAAGATCACTCGTGAAGAGCAAGATCGACTTGCTTTACAAAGTCACTTGAATGCAGCGAAGGCGTATGATGCGGGTTTCTTCAATGACCTGGTTTTTGAATTCAAAGGTCTTAAGAAAGACGTCTTCGTGCGCGGTGATACCAGCATGGAAAAACTCGCAAAGTTAAAACCCGCTTTTGATTTTACTGGGACTGGAACTTTGACTGCAGGAAACAGCACGCCGCTGACCGACGGTGCTTCCGCTGTTCTATTGAGCAGTGAGGAATGGGCGAAAGCTCACGGCCTTCCGATTCAGGCTTACTTGGTGGATGCGGATTACGCGGCTGTTGATTACGTGAATGGCGAAGGTCTTTTGATGGCGCCGACGCGTGCGGTAGCGCAAATGCTTCGTCGTAATAATTTGAAGCTCCAAGATTTTGATTTCTACGAAATTCACGAAGCTTTCGCGGGTCAGGTTCTTTGTACATTGAAGGCCTGGGAATCCGACGAGTATTGCCGTAAGCATTTAGGCGAGTCTCAAGCATTAGGTTCTATTGATCGTTCTAAATTGAATGTGAACGGTGGAAGTCTGGCTTTAGGACATCCATTTGCCGCAACGGGCGGAAGAATTCTTGCCAGTCTTGCAAAAATGCTCGCACAAAAAGGTTCAGGCCGTGGTCTGATTTCTATTTGTACAGCGGGCGGTATGGGTGTTGTGGCCATTGTCGAAAGATAA
- the guaA gene encoding glutamine-hydrolyzing GMP synthase, whose amino-acid sequence MRGFIILDFGSQFTQLIARRLRELGFYSEIHSYKFPTEEIRKRNPYGIILSGGPNSVYEQGAPQRDIHELRNISPLMGVCYGMQLLTHQLGGKVSRSEHREYGLNYVTWTSVVGSIPHRQKVWMSHGDVVEKAPEGFQVIGMSDGNHPAAMQGPGVLAVQFHPEVAHTEHGTDLLKHFAQTMCQAASDWDAPHIKDILIENVRKQVGATDHVLVGLSGGVDSTVVATLLTKALGAERVHCVFVDNGLLRKNEFETVLENYRKIGLNVKGVDASEEFLSALKGKSDPEDKRKTIGRVFIEVFDKSYDHQYPIKWLAQGTLYPDVIESVSSVGGSVTIKSHHNVGGLPEKMNLGLVEPVRELFKDEVRALGAQLGLPHEMLWRHPFPGPGLSIRVLGEVTKEKLQILKEADDIFISELRRRGLYEKIWQAFCVLLPVKTVGVQGDSRTYDHVLSLRAVTSSDGMTADWYPFEFQFLREVSNMITNKVKGVNRVVYDITSKPPGTIEWE is encoded by the coding sequence ATGCGCGGATTTATTATTTTAGATTTCGGTTCTCAGTTTACTCAGTTGATCGCGCGTCGTTTGCGCGAACTGGGTTTTTATTCAGAAATTCACTCTTATAAATTTCCCACAGAAGAAATTCGTAAAAGAAATCCTTACGGAATTATTCTCAGCGGCGGTCCAAACTCGGTTTACGAACAAGGAGCTCCGCAAAGAGACATCCATGAACTTCGTAACATAAGTCCTTTAATGGGTGTGTGTTATGGAATGCAACTTCTGACTCACCAATTGGGTGGCAAGGTCTCTCGGTCGGAGCACCGTGAGTACGGCCTGAATTATGTAACATGGACTTCCGTCGTAGGAAGTATTCCACACCGACAAAAGGTTTGGATGAGTCATGGCGATGTTGTTGAAAAAGCGCCGGAAGGTTTTCAAGTGATCGGTATGTCGGATGGAAATCATCCGGCGGCGATGCAAGGACCCGGAGTTTTAGCTGTGCAATTTCATCCCGAAGTCGCTCACACTGAGCACGGCACAGATTTATTGAAGCACTTTGCGCAAACAATGTGTCAGGCTGCTTCAGATTGGGATGCGCCTCATATCAAAGATATTTTGATTGAAAATGTTCGGAAACAAGTGGGCGCGACTGATCACGTGCTAGTGGGGCTTAGCGGTGGCGTGGATTCCACCGTGGTGGCCACTCTTTTAACGAAAGCGTTGGGGGCTGAAAGAGTTCACTGTGTTTTTGTTGATAACGGTTTACTGCGCAAAAATGAATTTGAAACGGTTTTGGAGAATTATCGCAAGATCGGATTAAACGTCAAAGGTGTGGATGCCTCGGAAGAATTTCTGTCAGCCCTCAAGGGTAAGTCTGATCCGGAGGATAAAAGAAAAACCATCGGGCGTGTTTTTATCGAGGTCTTTGATAAAAGTTATGATCATCAGTATCCGATTAAGTGGTTGGCGCAAGGCACTTTGTATCCCGATGTGATTGAAAGTGTTTCGTCTGTCGGTGGCAGTGTCACAATTAAATCTCACCATAATGTCGGAGGCTTGCCTGAAAAAATGAATCTAGGACTTGTAGAGCCGGTTCGTGAGCTTTTTAAAGACGAAGTGCGTGCGTTAGGGGCTCAGTTGGGATTGCCGCATGAAATGTTGTGGCGTCATCCCTTCCCAGGGCCGGGTCTTTCGATTCGTGTTCTTGGTGAAGTGACAAAAGAGAAACTGCAAATACTTAAAGAAGCCGATGATATTTTCATTTCAGAGCTTCGTCGTCGCGGTCTTTATGAGAAAATCTGGCAGGCATTCTGTGTGCTCTTGCCGGTAAAAACTGTCGGTGTTCAGGGTGATTCCAGAACTTACGATCACGTTCTTTCATTGCGTGCAGTGACGTCCAGTGATGGGATGACCGCAGATTGGTACCCTTTTGAATTTCAATTCTTGCGTGAAGTTTCAAACATGATCACCAACAAGGTGAAAGGTGTGAATCGTGTGGTTTATGATATTACCAGTAAACCTCCGGGGACGATCGAATGGGAATAA
- the dnaE gene encoding DNA polymerase III subunit alpha, with protein MSFVHLHVHSEYSLLEAAARVKAIAKKAAAMNMPAVALTDNGNMFGAVEFYFACKDNNVKPILGLDAYLAPGSRLEKKQDRDQVSQGPRRLVFLAQNIKGYQNLSKLSTIGYQEGFYWKPRIDYEVIKEYNSDLICMTGGLRGEVAEAFLREGPDAALAKIRQLKEIFDDRLYLEMCRTGVPEWDQINPFLMEASKITGVPLVASNDVHYMTQDDQIAQEVLICIGTNKTLSDESRFRLGTDEFYFKKPEQMQQLFADVPEAVSNTLQIAERCDVKFKLKDENGKPIYHLPTFPTPEGVSLKDDIARRAKEGLLTRFEEAVLRGETVPEEKKPEYYARLDYELGIIDRMGFNGYFLIVQDFIGWAKDHDIPVGPGRGSGAGSLVAYCLRITDLDPLPNFLLFERFLNPERISMPDFDIDFCQDRRQEVIRYVTEKYGQESVSQIITYGKLQTRAALKDVGRVLGMLFSEVDQVTKLIPDKLGISLKESLEMEPRLTEMMEMNPTVATMIDLAQRVEGMVRNAGIHAAGVIIGDGQLVKHAPLYKGADGEQVVQYDMKHAEKIGLIKFDFLGLKTLTHINMALKLIKKNRGKEITSKMIPMNDTATFEMMSRGDTAGVFQFEGEGITDATRKIRPSSFADITAITSLYRPGPMANIPDFTDRKHGKAPVEYLLEDTREVLSETYGIMVYQEQVMGIASKIAGYSLGEADMLRRAMGKKIKEEMDKHRERFMQGAVERGHNKEKSSELFDLMYKFADYGFNKSHAAAYSVVTLQTAWLKCHYPVEFFAALLSTELSDTEKIVKYSKDAAKRGITVKPPHVNFSEYLFGAHGDEIYFGLGAIKGVGQGAVEAIIEARNSLPDKKFNSLDEFFNSIDLRRVNKKVIECLIKAGAFEGFGVHRAQMMAGYQKYLDRAQGLQKDKELGQASLFDLGPSTETKVTLEEIKPWSRTASLAYEKEVLGFYLSDHPLKGFDTLSEIWTTCKVAELPAQMPAPGSPEAEALKAAKKDWKNRDAGKKKIVVAGLITELRELITKKGTRMAFGKIEDLTGACELVIFPDSYARFEAQLRDERPVLIGGALEVEEGVAKIMVDSVSPMEDILKKTKRMVLRLDKIDPNDYPRLHSLMKDYPGTTSVSFEIEIPEVSRRVLMDAGEATGVAVNNEFFEGVHSVFGRTDFIELRS; from the coding sequence ATGTCTTTTGTACATCTTCACGTTCACTCCGAATATTCTCTTTTAGAAGCTGCGGCCCGCGTAAAAGCTATTGCTAAAAAAGCAGCGGCCATGAATATGCCAGCGGTGGCATTGACCGACAACGGCAACATGTTCGGTGCCGTGGAATTTTACTTTGCTTGCAAGGATAATAACGTCAAACCGATCTTAGGTTTGGATGCTTATCTTGCACCCGGTTCACGCTTAGAGAAAAAGCAAGATCGTGATCAAGTCAGTCAGGGGCCACGCCGGTTGGTTTTCTTGGCTCAAAATATCAAGGGCTATCAAAATCTCAGCAAGCTTTCGACAATTGGCTATCAAGAGGGTTTCTACTGGAAGCCTCGTATCGATTACGAAGTTATCAAAGAATACAATTCAGACCTGATCTGTATGACAGGAGGACTTCGTGGTGAGGTGGCTGAGGCTTTCTTGCGCGAAGGCCCCGATGCGGCTTTAGCAAAAATCCGTCAGCTGAAAGAAATCTTCGACGATCGCCTTTATCTTGAAATGTGTCGCACTGGAGTTCCTGAGTGGGATCAAATAAATCCCTTCTTGATGGAGGCTTCAAAGATCACCGGCGTTCCACTTGTGGCAAGTAATGATGTTCATTACATGACTCAAGACGATCAGATCGCCCAAGAGGTTTTGATCTGTATCGGAACGAATAAAACTTTAAGTGATGAGTCTCGTTTCCGTTTAGGCACAGACGAGTTTTATTTCAAAAAGCCAGAACAGATGCAGCAGCTTTTTGCGGATGTCCCTGAAGCCGTCAGCAACACTTTGCAAATCGCCGAACGCTGTGATGTGAAATTTAAGTTGAAAGATGAAAACGGGAAGCCGATTTATCATCTTCCTACATTCCCGACTCCTGAAGGCGTTTCGTTAAAAGATGATATCGCTCGTCGTGCCAAAGAAGGTTTGCTCACGCGCTTTGAAGAAGCAGTTCTTCGTGGCGAAACTGTGCCGGAAGAAAAAAAACCAGAGTATTATGCGCGCTTAGATTATGAACTTGGCATCATCGACCGCATGGGTTTTAACGGTTACTTCTTAATCGTCCAAGACTTCATCGGTTGGGCTAAAGATCATGACATCCCGGTAGGACCAGGTCGTGGATCCGGTGCGGGCTCCCTGGTTGCCTATTGTTTAAGAATTACGGATTTAGATCCTCTTCCCAACTTTCTTCTCTTTGAGCGTTTCTTAAATCCAGAGCGTATCTCGATGCCGGACTTCGATATCGACTTCTGTCAAGATCGTCGTCAGGAAGTCATTCGTTATGTGACGGAAAAATACGGGCAAGAGTCGGTATCTCAGATTATCACTTACGGTAAATTGCAAACGCGTGCGGCACTGAAAGACGTGGGTCGTGTTTTGGGTATGCTGTTTTCGGAAGTGGATCAAGTCACAAAACTGATTCCGGATAAATTGGGAATCAGTCTTAAAGAATCTTTAGAGATGGAACCTCGTCTGACAGAAATGATGGAGATGAATCCAACTGTCGCAACCATGATTGACCTCGCTCAACGCGTGGAAGGTATGGTTCGAAATGCGGGGATCCACGCTGCCGGTGTTATCATCGGTGACGGTCAGCTGGTAAAACATGCTCCGTTATACAAGGGGGCGGATGGCGAGCAAGTCGTTCAATACGACATGAAACACGCCGAAAAAATTGGCCTGATCAAATTCGACTTCCTCGGGTTAAAGACGCTCACTCACATCAATATGGCGTTAAAGCTCATCAAGAAGAATCGTGGTAAAGAGATCACCTCAAAAATGATTCCGATGAACGACACTGCCACGTTCGAGATGATGTCCCGCGGGGATACTGCCGGGGTGTTCCAGTTCGAGGGTGAGGGTATCACGGATGCCACTCGTAAAATCCGTCCGTCATCGTTTGCAGATATCACGGCGATCACGTCTTTGTATCGCCCGGGTCCGATGGCGAATATTCCTGACTTTACCGATCGTAAACACGGCAAAGCCCCCGTCGAATACTTGCTTGAGGACACGCGTGAGGTTCTTTCGGAAACCTACGGGATCATGGTTTACCAAGAGCAAGTTATGGGTATTGCTTCGAAGATTGCTGGTTACTCCTTGGGTGAAGCCGACATGCTTCGTCGTGCAATGGGTAAGAAGATCAAAGAAGAGATGGATAAACACCGCGAACGCTTCATGCAAGGGGCGGTCGAAAGAGGTCACAATAAAGAAAAGTCCTCAGAGCTTTTTGATCTCATGTATAAGTTTGCCGACTACGGTTTCAATAAGTCCCATGCGGCCGCTTATTCTGTCGTTACTTTGCAAACGGCCTGGTTGAAATGTCATTACCCGGTGGAATTCTTTGCGGCTCTTCTCAGTACCGAGTTGTCGGATACGGAAAAAATCGTGAAGTACTCAAAGGATGCTGCGAAACGCGGTATCACCGTAAAACCTCCTCACGTGAATTTCTCTGAGTATCTTTTCGGGGCCCATGGTGACGAGATTTACTTCGGTCTGGGTGCCATCAAAGGTGTCGGACAGGGAGCGGTCGAAGCCATTATTGAAGCTCGCAATAGTTTGCCCGATAAAAAGTTTAATTCTTTGGATGAGTTCTTTAACTCTATCGATCTTCGCCGCGTGAATAAAAAAGTGATCGAGTGCTTGATTAAAGCCGGTGCCTTTGAGGGTTTCGGTGTTCATCGTGCGCAAATGATGGCTGGTTATCAAAAGTACTTAGATCGTGCGCAAGGCCTGCAAAAGGACAAAGAGCTAGGACAAGCTTCGTTATTTGATTTGGGTCCTTCCACAGAAACCAAAGTGACGCTTGAAGAAATCAAACCTTGGAGTCGTACGGCATCCTTGGCGTATGAAAAGGAAGTCTTGGGATTTTATCTCAGCGATCACCCGTTAAAAGGTTTCGATACTCTTTCAGAGATCTGGACGACGTGTAAAGTGGCTGAGCTGCCGGCACAGATGCCCGCGCCGGGTTCGCCCGAGGCCGAGGCCTTAAAGGCCGCTAAGAAAGATTGGAAAAATCGCGATGCGGGTAAAAAGAAGATCGTTGTGGCGGGGCTTATCACCGAGCTGCGTGAGCTTATTACCAAAAAAGGAACACGCATGGCTTTCGGTAAGATTGAAGATCTGACCGGGGCTTGCGAGCTTGTGATCTTCCCAGACTCTTACGCACGCTTTGAAGCACAGCTTCGCGATGAAAGACCGGTCTTGATTGGCGGAGCGCTTGAGGTTGAGGAAGGTGTTGCTAAGATTATGGTAGACAGTGTGTCGCCCATGGAAGACATCCTGAAAAAGACCAAGCGCATGGTGCTTCGTTTGGATAAAATTGATCCGAACGACTATCCTCGTTTACACTCTTTGATGAAGGATTATCCAGGGACGACTTCAGTCAGTTTTGAAATTGAGATCCCGGAAGTCAGTCGTCGTGTTTTGATGGATGCCGGTGAAGCGACGGGTGTTGCCGTGAATAATGAGTTTTTTGAAGGTGTGCACTCGGTTTTCGGTCGCACTGACTTTATTGAGTTAAGGAGTTAA